The following are from one region of the Lujinxingia sediminis genome:
- a CDS encoding DUF7107 domain-containing protein translates to MSTFASASPPCTPDRRSALSSTLRWLTLTAFFVLFSQGCLGCDDRSNQEVDCSLAGECATCELDDDCSMGSICRLGTCTLPCASDNDCGADQICARGRYCIAIPEDVTSCTVNSECASRRCDEGTCVPADRCSVDSDCFEMEFCSLDGFCVPQCQASLECPGSEICFEGRCVIGGGCENDEDCGELGVCSESGSCAVACESDAECGTDAACFEGRCSAGCTSNSQCGESGVCFRGACVSADPDDPTRPAPDPGDEPDVEAPGEDVDPHPDANIPDDAGTHPDEAPSPDRDDAQECTTSDDCGSNASCEDGLCVAVGICQSNADCSEGSTCQRGRCRLGCEEDDHCRTGEYCTDQGACAPVEEPDLSCRSSSECGPCETCISGSCQIVDQLCVTDAQCGIGKDCERGFCHYECVANTDCPYSHFCDAGTCRAADNPAACTTRSDCGSQESCINGWCYDHCGTDSDCGDQMLCDQGVCQPDYRPGPECTGAGQCGPGATCVSGVCTISCGSDTDCTFGAGACEFGYCAR, encoded by the coding sequence ATGTCGACCTTCGCCTCAGCCTCTCCCCCATGTACCCCTGACCGCAGGTCTGCGCTGAGTTCGACGTTACGCTGGCTGACCCTGACGGCCTTCTTTGTGCTCTTTTCCCAGGGGTGCCTGGGTTGCGACGATCGCAGCAATCAGGAGGTCGATTGCTCACTCGCCGGAGAGTGCGCCACGTGTGAGCTCGATGACGACTGCAGCATGGGCTCGATCTGCCGGCTTGGCACCTGCACCCTTCCCTGCGCCTCCGACAACGATTGCGGCGCCGACCAGATCTGCGCCCGCGGCCGGTATTGCATCGCGATTCCCGAGGACGTCACCTCCTGTACCGTGAACAGCGAATGCGCCTCGCGCCGTTGCGACGAAGGCACCTGCGTACCTGCCGACCGCTGCTCCGTGGACAGCGATTGCTTCGAGATGGAATTCTGCAGTCTGGACGGCTTCTGTGTCCCCCAATGTCAGGCTTCGCTGGAGTGTCCTGGCAGCGAGATCTGCTTTGAAGGTCGCTGTGTCATCGGCGGAGGCTGCGAAAACGACGAAGACTGCGGTGAGTTGGGCGTATGTTCCGAAAGCGGAAGCTGCGCAGTTGCCTGTGAGTCCGACGCCGAGTGTGGCACCGACGCGGCCTGCTTCGAAGGCCGTTGCTCCGCCGGCTGCACCTCCAATAGTCAATGCGGCGAGTCCGGCGTCTGCTTCCGGGGCGCATGCGTCAGCGCCGACCCTGATGACCCCACCCGTCCTGCTCCGGACCCCGGTGACGAACCCGATGTCGAAGCTCCAGGAGAAGACGTCGACCCCCATCCGGATGCCAATATCCCCGACGATGCAGGAACCCATCCCGACGAGGCTCCCTCCCCCGACCGCGACGACGCCCAGGAGTGCACAACCTCCGACGATTGCGGTTCCAACGCCAGCTGCGAAGACGGTCTCTGCGTCGCCGTGGGCATCTGCCAGAGCAACGCCGACTGCTCCGAAGGCTCCACCTGCCAGCGTGGCCGCTGCCGCCTGGGATGCGAGGAAGACGATCACTGCCGCACTGGCGAATACTGCACCGATCAGGGGGCATGCGCACCTGTCGAGGAGCCTGACCTTAGCTGCCGATCCAGCAGCGAATGCGGCCCCTGTGAAACCTGCATCTCAGGCTCCTGTCAGATCGTCGACCAGCTCTGCGTCACCGATGCCCAGTGTGGCATCGGCAAAGACTGCGAACGCGGCTTCTGTCACTACGAATGCGTCGCGAACACGGACTGCCCCTACAGCCATTTCTGTGATGCTGGCACCTGCCGAGCGGCCGATAACCCCGCTGCCTGTACCACACGCTCCGACTGCGGCTCTCAGGAAAGCTGCATCAACGGCTGGTGCTACGACCACTGCGGTACCGATAGCGACTGCGGCGACCAGATGCTCTGCGACCAGGGTGTCTGCCAGCCCGACTACCGCCCCGGTCCCGAATGTACGGGGGCCGGACAGTGTGGCCCCGGAGCAACCTGTGTCAGCGGTGTCTGCACCATCAGCTGCGGCAGTGACACCGACTGCACCTTCGGCGCCGGAGCCTGCGAGTTCGGCTACTGCGCACGTTAA
- a CDS encoding DUF507 family protein, translating to MRLYGGQVPVIAEEIIRTLTRAGDLEIASENLPEVELDIQSVLREYIRLDRELTERAKDIAMKYGDSSVGREKRKLAKAKGIELSDDPLGYIISQIIETFFHSNFVDEVYSTDNDLRRKINPILKRHTNVQEELDQEVRGKIKNLEEGSAAWEIEYEKVMGNLKRLKNLE from the coding sequence ATGCGCTTATATGGCGGGCAGGTACCGGTCATTGCGGAAGAAATTATCCGTACGTTGACCCGGGCCGGTGATCTCGAGATCGCGTCGGAGAATCTCCCCGAAGTGGAGCTGGACATTCAGTCGGTGCTCCGCGAGTACATTCGGCTCGATCGCGAGCTGACGGAGCGGGCCAAAGATATCGCCATGAAGTATGGCGACAGCAGTGTGGGCCGTGAAAAGCGTAAGTTGGCCAAGGCCAAGGGCATTGAGCTGAGCGATGATCCGCTGGGCTATATTATTTCGCAGATCATTGAGACGTTCTTTCATTCGAACTTCGTCGATGAGGTCTATTCGACGGATAACGACCTTCGCCGCAAGATCAACCCGATCCTGAAGCGTCATACCAACGTGCAGGAAGAGCTTGATCAGGAGGTTCGGGGCAAGATCAAGAACCTTGAAGAAGGTTCGGCGGCCTGGGAGATCGAATATGAAAAGGTGATGGGCAACCTTAAAAGGCTCAAGAATCTGGAGTAG
- a CDS encoding penicillin-insensitive murein endopeptidase → MPPEALTLAIRQVHDALEESARSVGSVWGLPHEPLDAFAILDPERRPSGSLSLGTIRQGRLLQPATLAAEGPYHSIIERHRSRNTHFGTREIIAAVELAAERVALEFGGAPLRVGNIAFAHGGPIPWSSSHQAGRDVDLAFYALDSQGHSVPTPDLIHFDDEGHADGYPLTFDVARNWALARALLTDPEIRVQWLFVSEGLKRLMLDHAVATGEPADLIERASAVLHQPTDAPPHADHLHVRIGCPLDDRLEGCQDWGPRWPWYDWNDERVLARALALRPALSGNDPEIARRALDFLEQLKPPMAGELILFHSFDVPHAELHERAIELLQKMPPRTRAGALAIARHLRRSDLPQTARRPLYNTLAAASTADAFEVARARLFDDSLPLDERMLAANSLRFDLSPDLVTPLLAELQRSPPPLRARLAELLYRVTARYDGLNWAVASTDDQRQALAQWHQWWDQHRDLPRQQWLEQSLANLAITASWGDLHHVDTLISQLPELHPALAMNLSHIISEWTGRWAPRDFDSPADAHRYWTRWWGKNRDRMLQKSQPQAWR, encoded by the coding sequence GTGCCACCTGAGGCGCTGACGCTGGCAATTCGCCAGGTCCATGACGCGCTGGAGGAGAGTGCCCGAAGTGTCGGCAGCGTCTGGGGACTTCCTCACGAGCCGCTCGATGCCTTTGCCATTCTTGATCCCGAACGCCGTCCCTCGGGCTCGCTATCGCTTGGCACCATCCGTCAGGGACGCCTCCTCCAGCCTGCCACCCTGGCCGCCGAGGGGCCCTATCACAGCATCATCGAACGCCACCGCAGCCGAAACACCCATTTCGGCACCCGCGAGATTATCGCCGCCGTAGAGCTCGCCGCCGAGCGGGTCGCTCTGGAGTTCGGCGGCGCCCCCTTACGGGTCGGCAACATTGCCTTCGCCCACGGCGGACCTATCCCCTGGAGTAGCTCCCACCAGGCTGGCCGAGATGTCGATCTGGCGTTCTATGCGCTCGATTCTCAAGGTCACTCGGTGCCCACCCCCGACCTTATCCACTTCGATGACGAAGGCCACGCCGACGGCTACCCACTCACCTTCGATGTCGCCCGCAACTGGGCGCTGGCCCGTGCGCTCCTCACCGATCCCGAGATTCGCGTGCAATGGCTCTTTGTCAGCGAAGGCCTCAAACGTCTGATGCTCGATCACGCCGTAGCGACTGGCGAGCCTGCCGACCTTATTGAGCGCGCCTCCGCGGTGCTTCATCAGCCGACCGATGCGCCCCCGCACGCCGACCATCTTCACGTGCGCATCGGCTGCCCCCTGGACGACCGCCTGGAGGGCTGCCAGGACTGGGGCCCACGCTGGCCCTGGTACGACTGGAATGACGAGCGTGTGCTCGCCAGGGCGCTTGCGCTTCGTCCTGCCCTCAGCGGCAACGATCCCGAGATCGCCCGACGCGCTCTCGACTTCCTGGAACAACTCAAGCCCCCTATGGCCGGTGAGCTCATCCTCTTTCATAGCTTCGATGTGCCCCACGCTGAACTGCACGAGCGCGCCATCGAACTTCTCCAAAAGATGCCTCCCCGCACCCGGGCCGGCGCACTGGCCATCGCCCGGCACCTGAGGCGAAGCGACCTTCCCCAAACCGCACGCCGACCGCTCTACAACACCTTGGCAGCCGCATCCACGGCCGATGCTTTCGAAGTCGCTCGAGCTCGCCTCTTCGACGATTCACTACCTCTCGACGAGCGAATGCTCGCCGCGAACTCACTTCGCTTCGATCTCTCCCCGGACCTTGTCACACCACTCCTCGCAGAGCTCCAACGCTCCCCCCCTCCGCTGCGCGCTCGCCTGGCCGAACTCCTCTACCGCGTCACCGCACGTTATGACGGCCTGAACTGGGCTGTCGCCAGCACCGACGATCAACGCCAGGCGCTGGCGCAATGGCATCAATGGTGGGACCAACATCGCGACCTCCCGCGCCAGCAATGGCTTGAGCAGAGCCTGGCGAACCTGGCGATCACCGCTTCCTGGGGCGACTTGCACCACGTCGACACCCTGATCTCTCAGCTCCCCGAACTTCACCCGGCGCTGGCGATGAACCTGAGCCACATCATCAGCGAATGGACCGGACGCTGGGCCCCGCGAGACTTCGATTCGCCTGCCGACGCCCACCGATACTGGACGCGCTGGTGGGGTAAAAACCGCGATCGCATGCTCCAGAAATCTCAGCCCCAGGCCTGGCGCTGA
- a CDS encoding TraB/GumN family protein, which produces MTDLPHDLPSDDAAPHEADITRLTVDGKSITLIGTAHISQESVETVRRILSAEKPETVCVELDSERFKALTEEQNFQDLNLREVIRKGQLTFLMARLALMAFQRRMGSYTGVKPGAEMAAAIELADELGLEVELVDRNVRTTLLRAWRKTSFWRRSAVAMSLLAGVFDRNEMGEEELAELRQSHNIGAILDELGEAMPSVKTVLVDERDLFMAHHIRNAPGQTIAAVVGAAHVPGLVRRLNATDTPEEAREVDVVPPRSTFSRMLPWLVPAIVIAVFILGFFRADPGEFQNAAIAWVLANGSLSALGTLVALGHPLTIIAAFIAAPITSLNPTIGAGMVTAFVQTFVAPPKVRDLENIGDDIADWRGWWSNRLARIFLVFFLSSLGSSLGTFVAFGWLKNLV; this is translated from the coding sequence ATGACCGATCTGCCCCACGACCTCCCCTCCGATGACGCCGCCCCCCACGAAGCCGACATCACCCGGCTGACCGTCGACGGAAAGTCCATCACGCTTATCGGCACCGCGCATATCTCTCAGGAATCGGTGGAGACCGTGCGCCGCATCCTCTCCGCCGAAAAACCCGAAACGGTCTGTGTGGAGCTCGACAGCGAACGCTTCAAAGCGCTGACCGAAGAGCAGAACTTTCAGGATCTGAACCTGCGCGAGGTGATTCGCAAAGGTCAGCTCACCTTCTTGATGGCGCGCCTGGCCCTGATGGCCTTCCAGCGCCGCATGGGCAGCTACACCGGCGTGAAACCCGGAGCGGAGATGGCCGCCGCTATCGAACTGGCCGATGAGCTGGGCCTGGAGGTCGAGCTCGTCGACCGCAACGTACGCACGACGCTCTTGCGCGCCTGGCGCAAAACCTCGTTCTGGCGCCGCTCCGCCGTCGCGATGAGCCTGCTTGCCGGCGTCTTCGATCGCAATGAGATGGGCGAAGAGGAGCTCGCTGAGCTTCGCCAGTCCCATAACATCGGGGCCATCCTCGATGAGCTCGGTGAGGCGATGCCCTCGGTGAAGACCGTGCTTGTCGACGAGCGCGATCTCTTTATGGCGCATCATATCCGTAACGCCCCGGGGCAGACCATCGCCGCGGTCGTCGGAGCTGCGCACGTTCCCGGACTGGTCCGCCGCCTTAACGCCACCGACACCCCCGAGGAGGCCCGCGAAGTCGACGTGGTCCCGCCCCGATCGACCTTCTCGCGGATGCTCCCCTGGCTTGTCCCGGCGATCGTCATCGCCGTGTTCATCCTGGGGTTCTTCCGCGCCGACCCCGGCGAGTTTCAAAACGCGGCCATCGCCTGGGTGCTGGCCAACGGATCACTCTCAGCGCTGGGCACACTGGTGGCCCTGGGTCACCCCTTGACCATCATCGCCGCCTTTATTGCCGCGCCAATCACCTCGCTCAACCCCACCATCGGCGCGGGCATGGTCACAGCCTTTGTACAGACCTTCGTGGCACCTCCCAAAGTGCGCGATCTGGAGAACATCGGCGACGACATCGCCGACTGGCGCGGCTGGTGGTCCAACCGCCTGGCCCGCATCTTCCTGGTCTTCTTCCTCTCCTCGCTCGGCAGCAGCCTGGGCACCTTCGTGGCCTTCGGCTGGCTCAAGAACCTCGTTTAA